The Nesterenkonia xinjiangensis genome contains a region encoding:
- a CDS encoding ABC transporter permease: MPSTATSEADLRGGRASLLRSPSLGLLNAGLWLFCLGLVLVPLGTVVLHGAVSGRLPELAQPDVARAAWNSFASATGSGILAVLIAAALVLLIEHTSLPGRAALRILALSPMLIPPFIGAISWTGLFGPSGLINSVAQDLLGSPLWIIYGGDGVIVLLALHSYPIAYLLIAAALARIPAELEEAARASGADSRRALRDVTLPLLKPALVSSFILVAVSNLGDFGIPALVGGPERYETLATIAYRFVRSGTVENPVELAACVGGVLLAMTALGMLLMRRFSRGSYPMETSYSAAELVRLRRPLLLGGLTWSFVMGITVLPLSALLLQSLMPAPGVDLTWENLSLQHFGTVLQSRWTTEGTQLSLGLAAGAALITGTVGLAIGTVITRTSLPCRSALRTTALLPLAVPGLIVAVGWLLLAPHLGLYNSPWLILCAYVMSFLALVVQAIEAPLRSTSATLEEAARISGANPVRAFSDVSVRLAIPAAAAGALLVFLTAMRELTISALLLAPNAQTLGVAIFNLQQAGSYGPAAALSVLVTVVGLVGMGLITSRLRSR, translated from the coding sequence ATGCCTTCAACGGCCACATCGGAGGCTGACCTCCGGGGAGGGCGGGCCTCCCTGCTCCGCTCGCCCTCCCTGGGACTCCTCAACGCCGGGCTGTGGTTGTTCTGCCTCGGCCTGGTGCTGGTGCCGCTCGGCACGGTGGTGCTCCACGGGGCGGTCAGCGGCCGCCTTCCGGAGCTCGCACAGCCCGACGTCGCGCGCGCGGCATGGAACAGCTTCGCCTCCGCCACCGGCTCCGGGATCCTGGCTGTTCTCATCGCCGCAGCGTTGGTGCTGCTGATCGAGCACACCTCGCTGCCTGGGCGCGCCGCGCTGAGGATCCTCGCGCTGAGCCCCATGCTCATCCCGCCCTTCATCGGAGCGATCAGCTGGACAGGCCTCTTCGGGCCCTCCGGATTGATCAACAGCGTCGCGCAGGATCTGCTCGGCAGCCCGCTGTGGATCATCTACGGGGGTGACGGCGTCATCGTGCTCCTGGCCCTGCACTCGTATCCGATCGCCTATCTGCTCATCGCCGCCGCCCTGGCCCGTATCCCGGCGGAGCTGGAGGAGGCGGCAAGGGCCTCAGGGGCCGACAGCCGGCGTGCGCTGCGGGACGTGACCCTTCCTCTGCTGAAGCCGGCACTCGTCTCGTCCTTCATCCTGGTGGCGGTCTCGAACCTCGGCGACTTCGGGATCCCCGCGCTGGTGGGCGGGCCGGAGCGCTATGAGACCCTGGCGACGATCGCCTACCGATTCGTCCGCTCCGGCACCGTAGAGAACCCGGTGGAGCTGGCGGCCTGCGTCGGTGGCGTGCTCCTGGCGATGACGGCGCTGGGCATGCTGCTCATGCGCAGATTCTCCCGGGGGTCCTACCCCATGGAGACCTCCTACTCGGCCGCAGAGCTGGTCAGGCTCCGGCGTCCGTTGCTGCTGGGAGGGCTCACCTGGAGCTTCGTGATGGGCATCACAGTCCTGCCGCTGAGCGCTCTGCTCCTGCAGTCCCTGATGCCTGCCCCCGGTGTGGACCTCACCTGGGAGAACCTGAGTCTGCAGCACTTCGGCACCGTGCTGCAGAGCCGCTGGACCACTGAGGGGACGCAGCTGAGTCTCGGCCTGGCCGCGGGTGCCGCACTCATCACCGGCACGGTGGGACTGGCGATCGGGACCGTCATCACCCGCACCTCGCTTCCCTGTCGGAGCGCGCTGCGCACCACCGCGCTGCTTCCTCTGGCCGTCCCCGGGCTGATCGTCGCCGTCGGGTGGCTCCTGCTGGCCCCTCATCTCGGCCTCTACAACAGCCCGTGGCTGATCCTCTGCGCGTATGTGATGTCCTTCCTCGCGCTGGTGGTCCAGGCGATCGAGGCCCCTCTGAGATCGACCTCCGCCACCCTGGAGGAAGCGGCACGGATCAGCGGCGCCAACCCCGTCCGTGCCTTCTCCGACGTCTCGGTCCGCCTGGCGATCCCCGCTGCGGCCGCCGGTGCTCTGCTGGTCTTCCTCACGGCGATGCGCGAGCTGACCATCTCCGCGCTGCTGCTGGCGCCGAACGCGCAGACCCTCGGCGTCGCCATCTTCAACCTGCAGCAGGCGGGCTCCTACGGGCCCGCCGCCGCGCTCTCAGTCCTGGTCACCGTGGTCGGGCTGGTGGGCATGGGACTGATCACCAGCCGACTGCGCTCCCGCTGA
- a CDS encoding ABC transporter substrate-binding protein, with protein sequence MSHTARRRSALSIAVLSGLLLTACGSGAAGAPDGATITLYTSEPQEKIDALLADFREVEPDIQVDVFRAGTGDLTARLETDLSGVGPGADVFLAADAPTFEGFKEDGLLRELDSEELSSVSETWRDPEGYYVGTRVIPTVIAYNTHELDTPPSSWQELSEAAYDGQITLPDPAVSGAAAFNSAVWYLHPGLGESWFEQLGANSPVIAESNGPVGQAVAEGSQPVGIVVDFMMRDLRDAGSPVEVSYPAEGVPSIYQPIGIFEATEEPEAAQAFVDYVISRRGQEFAVGQNYLPVRTDAGSPEGAPALGEIEFMDADLQEITEVHSEALDAFNGHIGG encoded by the coding sequence ATGTCACACACCGCACGACGCCGGTCCGCGCTCAGCATCGCTGTGCTCTCCGGCCTGCTGCTCACCGCCTGCGGAAGCGGCGCGGCGGGGGCGCCCGACGGCGCGACCATCACGCTCTACACCTCGGAGCCTCAGGAGAAGATCGACGCGCTGCTCGCCGACTTCCGCGAGGTGGAGCCGGACATCCAGGTCGACGTCTTCCGGGCCGGGACCGGGGACCTGACCGCACGCCTGGAGACCGACCTCAGCGGCGTCGGCCCCGGGGCCGACGTCTTCCTGGCGGCCGACGCGCCGACCTTCGAAGGGTTCAAGGAGGACGGCCTCCTCAGGGAGCTGGACTCCGAGGAGCTCTCCTCGGTCTCCGAGACCTGGCGGGATCCGGAGGGCTACTACGTGGGCACCCGTGTCATCCCCACCGTCATCGCCTACAACACCCATGAGCTCGACACCCCTCCATCGTCCTGGCAGGAGCTCTCCGAGGCCGCATACGACGGCCAGATCACCCTGCCCGACCCCGCCGTCTCCGGCGCCGCCGCGTTCAACTCGGCTGTCTGGTATCTCCACCCGGGCCTCGGCGAGTCCTGGTTCGAGCAGCTGGGCGCCAACTCCCCGGTCATCGCCGAGTCCAACGGCCCCGTGGGACAGGCCGTGGCCGAGGGCAGCCAGCCGGTCGGCATCGTGGTGGACTTCATGATGCGCGACCTGCGCGACGCCGGCTCCCCGGTGGAGGTCTCCTACCCCGCCGAGGGCGTGCCCTCCATCTACCAGCCCATCGGCATCTTCGAGGCCACCGAGGAACCCGAAGCGGCCCAGGCCTTCGTCGACTATGTGATCAGCCGGCGCGGGCAGGAGTTCGCCGTAGGGCAGAACTACCTGCCGGTCCGCACGGATGCCGGCAGCCCGGAGGGAGCCCCGGCTCTCGGGGAGATCGAGTTCATGGACGCAGACCTCCAGGAGATCACCGAGGTCCACAGTGAGGCGCTGGATGCCTTCAACGGCCACATCGGAGGCTGA
- a CDS encoding metallophosphoesterase — MQLNILHLSDIHATAGGDLYGEVDGLARIRALQSQLTEHRPEVDVVLVTGDIIDRCSPAALAPAMEELERLASSLGAALIPVVGNHDVVAADRFTGLLARRFFAREVEGLRLIVVDSSSGQLDPAQLEWLEHELRERPCFPLGTVLCLHHSPLTSPLPALQGKGLRNPAALGELLRRSGDDVRLLLTGHYHHAQSGSLGAHPVWSGPALSYRQIMLPGASAPAGGADAPGYCLLSLTPEAWSVTAFPLTEDAPLLFGAPPQASDVHLITPDHHT, encoded by the coding sequence ATGCAGCTGAACATCCTCCACCTCAGCGACATCCACGCCACCGCCGGTGGAGACCTCTACGGCGAGGTCGACGGACTCGCGCGCATCCGCGCCCTGCAGAGCCAGCTCACCGAGCATCGCCCGGAGGTCGACGTCGTGCTGGTCACCGGGGACATCATCGACCGCTGCTCCCCTGCTGCGCTGGCGCCGGCGATGGAGGAGCTGGAGCGACTCGCCAGTTCGCTCGGCGCGGCGCTGATCCCCGTGGTCGGCAACCATGACGTCGTGGCGGCCGACCGCTTCACCGGGCTGCTGGCGCGCCGGTTCTTCGCCCGAGAGGTGGAAGGGCTGCGCCTCATCGTCGTGGACAGCTCCTCCGGGCAGCTGGATCCGGCTCAGCTGGAATGGCTGGAGCATGAGCTCCGCGAGCGGCCCTGCTTCCCCCTGGGGACGGTCCTGTGCCTGCACCACAGCCCACTGACCTCTCCGCTGCCGGCGCTGCAGGGCAAAGGTCTCCGGAACCCGGCGGCGCTCGGTGAGCTGCTGCGGCGCAGCGGCGACGATGTCCGTCTGCTCCTCACCGGTCACTACCACCACGCCCAGAGCGGCAGCTTAGGTGCTCACCCTGTCTGGAGCGGGCCCGCGCTCTCCTACCGACAGATCATGCTCCCGGGAGCCTCTGCCCCGGCAGGCGGTGCCGACGCCCCCGGATACTGCCTGCTGAGCCTCACTCCCGAGGCCTGGAGCGTCACCGCCTTCCCGCTGACCGAGGACGCCCCGCTGCTCTTCGGCGCCCCGCCGCAGGCCTCCGATGTCCACCTCATCACGCCTGATCACCACACCTGA
- a CDS encoding tyrosine-protein phosphatase: MADILDLPGTFNTRVAGTRADGRPWLLRSAHLDRLQTSGHRRLLHLGVTTVVDLRDPSERLSPRLPGLEVHHVPLYQFPDGPPQTGTLPEICSFLLNERGGAIAEAAQTVDEAPGPALVHCAIGKDRTGLVTALLRRASGDALPAVLKDYALSAGQLPEEHHRTVLATLTRRGLDEQDHRSAFAVHTTSPNDALAATLQTVETLYGGASGYLRHHGMSEEALITLGTGAAACS; the protein is encoded by the coding sequence GTGGCAGACATCCTCGACCTCCCCGGCACGTTCAACACCCGCGTCGCCGGCACAAGAGCAGATGGACGTCCCTGGCTGCTTCGCTCGGCCCACCTGGACAGACTGCAGACCTCCGGTCACCGTCGGCTTCTCCACCTCGGGGTGACCACTGTGGTGGATCTCCGCGATCCCTCCGAACGGCTCAGTCCCCGGCTGCCCGGGCTCGAGGTGCACCATGTCCCCCTCTATCAGTTTCCTGACGGCCCGCCGCAGACCGGGACGCTGCCGGAGATCTGCTCCTTCCTGCTGAACGAGCGCGGCGGAGCCATCGCCGAGGCGGCGCAGACTGTGGACGAGGCGCCCGGACCGGCTCTGGTCCACTGCGCGATCGGCAAGGACCGCACGGGGCTGGTGACCGCCCTGCTGCGCCGGGCTTCCGGGGACGCCCTTCCCGCCGTCCTGAAGGACTATGCGCTCTCCGCCGGCCAGCTTCCCGAGGAGCACCACCGCACTGTGCTGGCCACGCTGACGCGGCGTGGGCTGGACGAGCAGGACCACCGCTCCGCGTTCGCGGTGCACACCACCAGCCCCAACGACGCGCTGGCTGCGACCCTCCAGACGGTGGAGACCCTCTATGGAGGGGCCTCCGGCTATCTCCGCCACCACGGGATGAGCGAAGAAGCCCTGATCACTCTGGGCACAGGGGCTGCGGCATGCAGCTGA
- the pgl gene encoding 6-phosphogluconolactonase, whose protein sequence is MTVSLNTAAAEPRTELFEDRDSLCRAVAERLVALLRRTVEEEGAAHVVLTGGGAGIGTLAAAAELFRSGAAEGLDLAAVHFWWGDERLLPTGDPERNAQQADEALLDLLVAAYGLPVENIHRMPSFAEAETPAAGAEIYAAQLAAHAPHDSPAGLALPRFAVILLGVGPDGHIASLFPGKTSLAVTGRSTVGEEDSPKPPPARVSLTFDAIHSAHRVWTVVTGEDKADAAEKAFQVGTPVEEIPAKNARGAAETVWHLDRAAASKL, encoded by the coding sequence ATGACCGTGTCGCTGAACACCGCCGCCGCCGAACCCCGCACCGAGCTGTTCGAGGACAGGGACTCACTGTGCCGGGCCGTGGCTGAGAGGCTCGTCGCACTGCTGCGCCGCACTGTCGAGGAGGAGGGGGCCGCCCACGTCGTCCTCACCGGCGGCGGGGCCGGCATCGGCACGCTCGCGGCGGCCGCGGAGCTGTTCCGCTCCGGCGCCGCCGAAGGACTCGATCTGGCGGCCGTGCACTTCTGGTGGGGGGACGAGCGGCTGCTCCCGACGGGAGATCCCGAGCGCAATGCCCAGCAGGCCGACGAGGCGCTGCTGGACCTGCTGGTCGCCGCATACGGCCTTCCCGTGGAGAACATCCACCGGATGCCGTCCTTCGCCGAGGCTGAGACCCCTGCGGCCGGTGCCGAGATCTATGCCGCACAGCTGGCCGCACATGCTCCGCACGACTCCCCCGCGGGCCTGGCGCTGCCGCGCTTCGCGGTGATCCTGCTGGGCGTCGGCCCCGACGGCCACATCGCCAGCCTCTTCCCCGGCAAGACCTCCCTGGCCGTCACGGGACGCAGCACGGTGGGTGAAGAGGACTCCCCCAAGCCGCCGCCTGCGCGGGTCTCGCTGACCTTCGACGCGATCCACAGCGCTCACCGGGTCTGGACCGTGGTGACCGGTGAGGACAAGGCCGACGCCGCGGAGAAGGCATTCCAGGTGGGCACCCCGGTGGAGGAGATCCCGGCCAAGAACGCCCGCGGCGCGGCGGAGACCGTCTGGCACCTGGACAGGGCCGCAGCCTCGAAGCTCTGA
- a CDS encoding glucose-6-phosphate dehydrogenase assembly protein OpcA, with the protein MIVDIPDTTTSKVSKQMNQMREAGGVVALTRVLTLVILASEENSEPAIAAANLASREHPCRIIVLAAGDPAGPTRLDAQIRVGGDAGASEVIVLRASGELAEQNEAMVAALLLPDAPIVAWWADEVPEDVSRTPIGSIAHRRITDTARSARPLEALRTVAESYHDGDSDLAWTRITGWRIQLASILDTMDAEDITGATVEAAPELPSSALLAAWLQLALGVPVMLTRHTVDRGLSAVRLHTDAGDVVLSRPGGDIASLHLQDAPVQQVPLPHRTLEDCLSEEMRRLDADEVFGEVLTRGLPQTDLSACMEQSAV; encoded by the coding sequence GTGATCGTTGACATTCCGGACACCACGACCTCGAAGGTCTCCAAGCAGATGAACCAGATGCGGGAGGCCGGCGGAGTCGTCGCCCTGACCCGCGTGCTGACGCTGGTGATCCTGGCTTCCGAGGAGAACTCGGAGCCGGCCATCGCCGCGGCGAACCTGGCCTCGCGGGAGCATCCCTGCCGGATCATCGTGCTGGCCGCCGGCGACCCCGCCGGCCCCACGCGTCTGGACGCCCAGATCCGCGTGGGCGGCGACGCCGGCGCCTCGGAGGTGATCGTGCTGCGCGCCTCCGGCGAACTGGCCGAGCAGAACGAGGCCATGGTGGCCGCGCTGCTGCTGCCTGATGCCCCGATCGTCGCCTGGTGGGCCGACGAGGTGCCGGAGGATGTGAGCCGCACTCCGATCGGCAGCATCGCGCACCGGCGCATCACCGACACCGCCCGTAGCGCCCGCCCGCTGGAGGCGCTGCGCACCGTGGCCGAGAGCTACCACGACGGCGACTCGGACCTGGCGTGGACCCGCATCACCGGCTGGCGAATCCAGCTGGCCAGCATCCTGGACACCATGGACGCCGAGGACATCACCGGCGCGACGGTGGAGGCGGCCCCGGAGCTGCCCAGCTCCGCGCTGCTGGCGGCCTGGCTGCAGCTGGCACTGGGAGTGCCGGTCATGCTGACCCGGCACACCGTGGACCGCGGTCTGAGCGCCGTGCGGCTGCACACCGATGCGGGCGACGTCGTGCTGTCCCGTCCGGGGGGCGACATCGCCTCCCTGCACCTTCAGGACGCCCCGGTGCAGCAGGTGCCGCTGCCGCACCGCACGTTGGAGGACTGCCTCTCCGAGGAGATGCGGCGTCTCGACGCCGACGAGGTCTTCGGTGAGGTCCTCACCCGCGGGCTCCCCCAGACCGACCTCTCGGCCTGCATGGAGCAGTCCGCCGTCTGA
- the zwf gene encoding glucose-6-phosphate dehydrogenase: MNPTLRSTQRSSRTARSSNPLRDVRDRRLNRIAGPNAMVMFGVTGDLARKKLLPAIYDLANRGLLPPSFSLVGFGRREWTHEQFAEEVLAHVKASARTSFDQRVWDQLSAGLRFVPATGFDDDDAYSRLGETLREVQESRGTRGNHAFYLSIPPNSFEIVCEKLSAHGLAGRAEETASRNGRTAPWSRVVIEKPFGHDLTSARELNRVVEQVFPSDSVFRIDHYLGKETVQNLLALRFANQLFEPLWNAQHVDHVQITMAEDIGIGGRASYYDGVGAARDVIQNHLLQLLALTAMEEPISFDAKDLRAEKEKVLAAVNLPEDLDAASARGQYTSGWQGGEKVVGFLDEEGFNPASRTETFAALKLDINTRRWAGVPFYLRAGKRLGRRVTEIAVIFKRAPNLLFLDHDDHEFGQNAVVIRVQPDEGATIRFASKVPGTQMEVRDVTMDFGYGHAFTEDSPEAYERLILDVLLGEPPLFPRHEEVELSWKILDPFEEHWASLDEQPEPYAPGSWGPPSAQELLARDGRTWRRP, from the coding sequence ATGAATCCGACTCTTCGGAGCACCCAGCGCAGCAGCCGCACCGCCCGCAGCAGCAACCCGCTGCGCGACGTCCGGGACCGGCGCCTGAACCGCATCGCCGGGCCCAACGCCATGGTGATGTTCGGCGTCACTGGTGACCTGGCCCGCAAGAAGCTGCTGCCTGCCATCTACGACCTCGCGAACCGGGGGCTGCTGCCGCCGAGCTTCTCACTGGTCGGCTTCGGCCGTCGCGAATGGACGCACGAGCAGTTCGCCGAGGAGGTCCTCGCCCATGTGAAGGCCTCTGCCCGTACCAGCTTCGACCAGCGTGTGTGGGACCAGCTCTCCGCAGGCCTGAGGTTCGTCCCGGCCACCGGCTTCGACGACGACGACGCCTATTCCCGGCTCGGCGAGACGCTGCGAGAGGTCCAGGAGTCCCGCGGCACACGCGGCAACCACGCCTTCTACCTCTCGATCCCGCCGAACTCCTTCGAGATCGTCTGTGAGAAGCTCTCCGCGCACGGGCTCGCCGGCCGCGCGGAGGAGACCGCCTCGCGCAACGGCCGCACCGCGCCGTGGAGCCGGGTGGTCATCGAGAAGCCCTTCGGGCATGACCTGACGTCGGCCCGCGAGCTCAACCGCGTGGTGGAGCAGGTCTTCCCCTCGGACTCGGTGTTCCGCATCGACCACTACCTGGGCAAGGAGACCGTGCAGAACCTTCTGGCGCTGCGCTTCGCGAACCAGCTCTTCGAGCCCCTCTGGAACGCCCAGCATGTGGATCACGTTCAGATCACCATGGCCGAGGACATCGGCATCGGCGGCCGCGCCAGCTACTACGACGGCGTCGGCGCCGCCCGAGACGTGATCCAGAACCACCTGCTGCAGCTCCTGGCTCTCACCGCGATGGAGGAGCCGATCTCCTTCGACGCAAAGGACCTGCGCGCCGAGAAGGAGAAGGTGCTGGCCGCCGTCAACCTGCCCGAGGACCTTGATGCGGCTTCCGCACGCGGGCAGTACACCTCGGGCTGGCAGGGTGGCGAGAAGGTCGTCGGATTCCTCGACGAGGAGGGGTTCAACCCCGCCTCGAGGACCGAGACCTTCGCGGCTCTGAAGCTGGACATCAACACCCGCCGCTGGGCGGGAGTGCCGTTCTACCTGCGTGCTGGCAAGCGCCTCGGGCGCCGGGTCACCGAGATCGCCGTGATCTTCAAGCGCGCCCCCAACCTGCTGTTCCTGGACCACGACGACCATGAGTTCGGACAGAACGCCGTGGTCATCCGGGTCCAGCCTGACGAGGGAGCGACCATCCGCTTCGCCTCCAAGGTGCCCGGCACCCAGATGGAGGTGCGCGATGTGACCATGGACTTCGGCTATGGGCATGCGTTCACGGAGGACAGTCCCGAGGCCTATGAGCGGCTCATCCTGGATGTCCTGCTCGGTGAGCCTCCGCTGTTCCCCCGGCACGAGGAGGTGGAGCTGTCCTGGAAGATCCTCGACCCGTTCGAGGAGCACTGGGCCTCCTTGGACGAGCAGCCGGAGCCCTATGCTCCGGGCAGCTGGGGCCCTCCGTCGGCCCAGGAGCTGCTGGCCCGCGACGGACGCACCTGGCGCCGGCCGTAG
- a CDS encoding glucose-6-phosphate isomerase, whose translation MSSLSLTLRGAARDAVDVQVPGLIDHEFASRLAAQDHTLWGAAAEDEASKRLGWVSLFDDSRALLPRIAELREALIAEGVDRVVLAGMGGSSLAPEVICATDGVSLTVLDSTDPQHVAAVVGEDIGRTVLVVSSKSGSTVETDSQRRIVSAAFAAAGIDAASRTVIVTDPGSPLAQSAASEGVRAIFEADPTVGGRYSALTAFGLVPSGLAGADVESLLDDAEEAFTVLTGDDDANPGLQLASAIGGTQPLRNKLVITDAGSPLVGLGAWIEQLIAESTGKEGTGVLPVIVSDGEPELTSELDDVLVVQIIDPDVEEGSSVDGDAADTVVTPHVVRTGGSLGAQFVLWEVATAVAGALLGINPFDQPDVESAKTAARGLLDTPAPEAGEAVVDGSVEIRGDGGAATGEDLVSALRALLGQVPSDGYLAVMAYLDRTTETRLEEVRPQLAALTGRPVTFGWGPRFLHSTGQFHKGGPHVGAFLQITTDADTDVEVPERPFTLQKLIGAQAAGDAQVLAGHGMPVLQVHLKDRAAGLTQVLDAVDALS comes from the coding sequence ATGAGTTCCCTCTCCCTCACCCTGCGCGGCGCCGCCCGCGACGCAGTGGACGTCCAGGTCCCTGGCCTGATCGACCACGAGTTCGCCAGCCGTCTCGCCGCCCAGGACCACACGCTCTGGGGCGCCGCCGCTGAGGACGAGGCCTCGAAGCGGCTGGGCTGGGTCTCGCTCTTCGACGACTCCCGCGCCCTGCTGCCCCGCATCGCCGAACTCCGTGAGGCCCTCATCGCCGAGGGAGTCGACCGCGTGGTGCTGGCCGGTATGGGCGGGTCCTCGCTGGCCCCCGAGGTCATCTGCGCCACCGACGGAGTGTCGCTGACCGTGCTGGACTCCACGGACCCGCAGCACGTCGCGGCAGTCGTCGGCGAGGACATCGGACGCACGGTGCTCGTGGTGTCCTCCAAGTCCGGCTCCACAGTGGAGACCGACTCGCAGCGCCGCATCGTCTCCGCCGCCTTCGCGGCCGCCGGCATCGATGCCGCGTCCCGGACGGTGATCGTCACCGACCCGGGCTCCCCGCTCGCGCAGTCGGCGGCGTCAGAAGGCGTGCGCGCCATCTTCGAGGCCGACCCCACGGTGGGCGGCAGATACTCCGCGCTCACAGCCTTCGGCCTCGTGCCGTCCGGGTTGGCCGGAGCCGACGTCGAGAGCCTGCTGGACGATGCCGAAGAGGCCTTCACGGTGCTGACCGGCGACGACGACGCCAACCCGGGGCTGCAGCTGGCCTCGGCGATCGGCGGCACCCAGCCGCTGCGTAACAAGCTGGTCATCACCGACGCCGGCTCCCCGCTGGTCGGGCTCGGCGCGTGGATCGAGCAGCTCATCGCCGAGTCGACCGGCAAGGAGGGCACCGGCGTGCTCCCGGTCATCGTCTCCGACGGCGAGCCGGAGCTGACCAGTGAGCTCGACGACGTCCTGGTCGTGCAGATCATCGACCCCGACGTCGAGGAGGGCTCCTCGGTGGACGGCGACGCCGCTGACACGGTGGTGACCCCCCATGTGGTCCGCACCGGCGGCAGCCTGGGCGCCCAGTTCGTCCTCTGGGAGGTCGCCACGGCCGTGGCCGGCGCTCTGCTGGGCATCAACCCCTTCGATCAGCCCGACGTGGAGTCGGCCAAGACCGCGGCACGTGGGCTGCTCGACACCCCCGCCCCGGAGGCCGGCGAGGCCGTCGTCGACGGATCCGTGGAGATCCGGGGCGACGGCGGTGCCGCGACGGGCGAGGACCTCGTCTCCGCCCTGCGTGCGCTGCTCGGACAGGTGCCCAGCGACGGCTACCTCGCGGTCATGGCCTACCTGGACCGGACCACCGAGACCCGTCTGGAGGAGGTGCGACCGCAGCTGGCCGCGCTCACCGGCCGTCCCGTCACCTTCGGGTGGGGTCCGCGCTTCCTGCACTCCACCGGCCAGTTCCACAAGGGCGGACCACACGTGGGGGCGTTCCTGCAGATCACCACCGATGCCGACACGGACGTCGAGGTCCCGGAGCGTCCCTTCACCCTGCAGAAGCTGATCGGCGCCCAGGCTGCCGGGGACGCCCAAGTCCTCGCGGGCCACGGCATGCCGGTGCTGCAGGTGCATCTGAAGGACCGTGCCGCGGGACTCACACAGGTCCTCGACGCCGTCGACGCCCTGTCCTGA
- the tal gene encoding transaldolase, which translates to MTTNANTQALSEQGVSIWLDDLSRERLDSGSLAGLIESHHVVGVTTNPTIFESALAKGEAYEQQLSELADAGADAEKAVFDITTTDVRQACDVFSGVYERTDGVDGRVSIEVDPRLARDTEGTIAQAKQLWEAVDRENVLIKIPATVEGIEAIAAVLAEGISVNVTLVFSLERYRAVINAFMLGLEKAHADGRDISKIHSVASFFVSRVDSEVDKRLELAAEEGKPGTEKLRSSAALANARLAHQIAGESFSSERWQLLAERGAHPQRLLLASTGTKDPNLSDTLYVTELVAAGVVNTMPEKTLLALADHGTVDGDTMTDTYVESNRVLDGIAAAGISYREVVDVLEAEGLDKFVKSWEGLLGTIDTGLRRVVA; encoded by the coding sequence ATGACCACCAACGCGAACACGCAGGCGCTCTCCGAGCAGGGCGTCTCCATCTGGCTGGACGACCTGTCCCGTGAACGTCTGGACTCCGGCTCGCTGGCCGGACTCATCGAGAGCCACCATGTGGTCGGCGTGACCACGAACCCGACGATCTTCGAGAGTGCCCTGGCCAAGGGCGAGGCGTACGAGCAGCAGCTCAGCGAGCTCGCGGACGCCGGTGCCGACGCCGAGAAGGCCGTCTTCGACATCACCACGACCGACGTGCGGCAGGCCTGCGACGTCTTCTCCGGCGTCTACGAGCGCACCGACGGAGTCGACGGCCGGGTCTCCATCGAAGTCGACCCCCGCCTGGCACGAGACACTGAGGGCACGATCGCCCAGGCCAAGCAGCTCTGGGAGGCCGTCGACCGTGAGAACGTGCTGATCAAGATCCCCGCCACCGTGGAGGGGATCGAGGCGATCGCCGCCGTCCTCGCGGAGGGGATCAGCGTGAATGTCACGCTGGTCTTCTCCCTGGAGCGGTACCGGGCGGTCATCAACGCGTTCATGCTCGGCCTGGAGAAGGCCCACGCCGACGGCCGGGACATCTCGAAGATCCACTCGGTGGCGTCGTTCTTCGTCTCCCGCGTGGACTCCGAGGTCGACAAGCGCCTCGAGCTGGCCGCCGAGGAGGGCAAGCCGGGCACCGAGAAGCTTCGCAGCTCCGCGGCCCTGGCCAACGCCCGTCTGGCGCACCAGATCGCCGGGGAATCCTTCAGCTCCGAGCGCTGGCAGCTGCTGGCCGAGCGCGGGGCCCACCCGCAGCGGCTGCTGCTGGCCTCCACCGGCACGAAGGACCCGAACCTCTCCGACACCCTGTACGTCACCGAACTGGTCGCCGCCGGCGTGGTCAACACGATGCCGGAGAAGACCCTGCTGGCCCTGGCCGACCACGGCACCGTCGACGGCGACACGATGACCGACACCTACGTCGAGTCCAACCGTGTGCTGGACGGCATCGCCGCCGCGGGCATCAGCTACCGCGAGGTCGTCGACGTCCTGGAGGCCGAAGGTCTCGACAAATTCGTGAAGTCCTGGGAAGGGCTGCTGGGCACCATCGACACCGGGCTGCGACGGGTCGTCGCCTGA